In Heliangelus exortis chromosome Z, bHelExo1.hap1, whole genome shotgun sequence, a genomic segment contains:
- the RIOK2 gene encoding serine/threonine-protein kinase RIO2: MGKLNVVILRYLSREHFRVLTSVEMGMKNHEIVPASLIASIASLKHGGCNKILRELVKHKLLAYERTKTVQGYRLTNAGYDYLALKTLSSRQVINSVGNQMGVGKESDIYIVANEEEQQFALKFHRLGRTSFRSLKNKRDYHKHRHKMSWLYLSRLAAMKEFAYMKALHDRKFPVPKPVDYNRHAVVMELIDGYPLCQVRQIKDPASVYSELMDLIVKLANHGLIHGDFNEFNLILDNDDHVTMIDFPQMVSTSHTNAEWYFDRDVNCIKEFFKKRFNYESELFPTFKDIRRECSLDREIAASGYTKEMQEDVELLYSPCSDEDDNEADVSEFVEDAESELHFIKDKENIAEFMHDIGDFSESRPCNDFMYNTEEADTDESGENTQGLNMSKLSSALEEVEGQAVLWKSDEDAENSGTAFLEGKNITENAAETENQAGQGACCSNKENEENFPDLIDLSSLNEKFRQYRNEEGIIHIAEHRRRTKSITSVRSTETCSTIPAELVKQKIKHQLTKQEKFALRRRLQKGEANIYTKQRRENMHNIKSSLDAASFWG, translated from the exons ATGGGGAAGCTCAACGTGGTGATCCTCCGGTACCTCTCCAGGGAGCACTTCAGGGTCCTGACATCG GTGGAAATGGGCATGAAGAACCATGAAATAGTTCCTGCAAGCTTAATTGCTTCCATTGCCAGCCTTAAACATGGAGGCTGTAATAAAATTTTGAGAGAGTTGGTGAAGCACAAACTTCTAGCTtatgaaagaacaaaaa CTGTCCAGGGTTATCGGTTAACTAATGCAGGATATGATTACCTTGCTTTGAAAACTCTGTCTTCCCGACAAGTCATAAATTCAGTTGGAAACCAGATGGGTGTTGGCAAAGAAtcag ATATTTATATTGTTGCAAatgaagaggagcagcagtttGCCTTGAAATTCCATAGGCTTGGAAGAACTTCCTTTCGCAGTCTGAAAAATAAACGAGACTACCACAAGCACAGGCATAAAATGTCATGGCTCTATTTGTCCCGGCTAGCAGCAATGAAGGAGTTTGCCTATATGAAG GCTTTGCATGACAGGAAATTTCCTGTTCCAAAACCTGTAGACTACAACAGGCATGCAGTTGTTATGGAACTTATTGATGGCTATCCTTT GTGCCAGGTGCGTCAAATTAAAGATCCTGCTTCTGTCTACAGTGAATTAATGGATCTAATTGTAAAACTTGCCAATCATGGTTTGATTCATGGTGATTTCAATGAATTCAATCTCATATTGGATAATGATGACCATGTCACAATGATTGATTTCCCTCAGATGGTATCAACATCACATACAAACGCTGAATG GTATTTTGACAGAGATGTTAACTGTATTAAGGAGTTCTTTAAGAAACGCTTCAACTATGAGAGTGAGCTCTTCCCAACATTCAAAGACATAAG GAGAGAGTGTTCTCTTGATAGAGAGATTGCTGCCAGTGGCTACACAAAAGAAATGCAGGAAGACGTTGAACTGCTTTATTCACCGTGTTCAGATGAGGATGATAATGAAGCAGACGTATCAGAATTTGTAGAAGATGCTGAGAGTGAGCTCCACTTCAtcaaagataaagaaaacattgcagAGTTCATGCATGACATTGGTGATTTCTCTGAGAGCAGACCCTGTAATGACTTTATGTATAACACTGAAGAGGCTGATACAGATGAAAGTGGTGAAAATACACAAGGGTTGAATATGTCAAAGTTGAGTTCAGCCTTAGAAGAAGTTGAAGGGCAGGCTGTGCTTTGGAAGTCCGATGAAGATGCAGAGAATTCTGGAACTGCTTTTCTTGAGGGCAAAAACATCactgaaaatgctgctgaaactgaaaatcagGCAGGTCAAGGAGCATGCTGTAGTAATAAggagaatgaagaaaatttcCCTGATCTGATTGACTTGTCAAGTTTAAATGAGAAATTCAGGCAGTACAG AAATGAAGAGGGGATCATTCATATTGCTGAGCACAGAAGAAGGACAAAAAGTATCACATCTGTTAGAAGTACTGAGACCTGTTCAACCATTCCAGCG gaactggtgaaacagaaaataaaacatcaacTGACCAAACAGGAGAAATTTGCTCTAAGAAGGCGGCTGCAAAAAGGAGAGGCAAATATTTATACTAAGCAGCGTAGAGAAAATATGCACAACATTAAATCAAGTTTGGATGCTGCTAGTTTCTGGGgataa